The proteins below come from a single Parageobacillus thermoglucosidasius genomic window:
- the ytaF gene encoding sporulation membrane protein YtaF has translation MWKYISMIMLAFVVSMDSLSVGVTYGIRKIQFPLRSKLVIACMSGAMLLLSMCVGSVFLLFLPGQAERWLASAILIALGIWAIYNVVKKETDKEEKMEPLAPPPRIKAWRFQLKRFGIVVQVLKCPAMGDLDSSGSISMKEAMLIGFALSMDAFGAGISASFLKYPPLLLALLVCTLNIIFIGLGLKAGNLLSKIKAVRKVTVIPGTILICLGIMKIFF, from the coding sequence ATGTGGAAATATATATCGATGATCATGTTAGCCTTTGTCGTCAGTATGGACAGTTTAAGCGTTGGGGTGACATACGGAATCAGGAAAATTCAATTTCCGCTTCGCTCCAAGCTGGTCATCGCCTGCATGTCCGGCGCGATGTTGTTGTTATCCATGTGTGTCGGCAGTGTGTTTCTGCTGTTCTTGCCGGGGCAGGCGGAACGGTGGCTGGCTTCCGCCATTTTAATTGCGCTTGGCATTTGGGCGATTTACAATGTGGTCAAAAAAGAAACGGATAAGGAGGAAAAGATGGAACCGCTGGCGCCTCCGCCCCGCATAAAAGCATGGAGGTTTCAATTGAAACGGTTTGGCATCGTTGTTCAAGTGTTAAAATGCCCGGCGATGGGGGATTTGGACAGTTCAGGAAGCATTAGCATGAAAGAGGCGATGCTGATTGGGTTTGCGCTGTCGATGGATGCGTTTGGCGCGGGGATCAGTGCCTCGTTTTTAAAGTATCCGCCATTGCTGCTTGCCTTATTGGTATGCACATTAAATATCATTTTTATTGGTTTAGGGTTAAAAGCGGGAAATCTGCTCTCCAAGATAAAGGCAGTAAGAAAGGTAACAGTCATCCCAGGCACGATTTTAATCTGCCTCGGCATCATGAAAATATTTTTTTAG